One Pyrus communis chromosome 4, drPyrComm1.1, whole genome shotgun sequence genomic region harbors:
- the LOC137731431 gene encoding protein PHYLLO, chloroplastic, translating to MLLLTNPLSFRCCKRSLSLPRTMPPSLPPPFPFFNPKSRHFRLPPNPNSKAVGGVRFDGPAIEVGQVSEAEDGDFAIETGVTRTLPPALTLQQGLEKIREAVEELKLNPPSTCTGIHRFQVAVPPSAKALNWFCSQPETSAVYPLFFIGKDAENPSYKSLYANETRGVFGIGAAVHFAPSSSSSSVKRYLSNESTSVMAYGLVDINYDHESSFIKYEAGSYYFFVPQIELHEYEDASVLAATIAWSDSSLCTFEEAIHSFELCFDQASCHCWPTPKSSHSMNIRRTLGKLKLHEYGNVPLVYMNALSSSRKYVVANITTLKETPFSCQFCIKLSPTIAVSSNMLDHTNKMCYSVEDWANINTVWASLIIEECSRLGLTYFCVAPGSRSSPLAVAASSHPLITCMVCYDERSLAFHAVGYARGSQKPAVVITSSGTAVSNLLPAVVEASQDFVPLLLLTADRPAELHDAGANQAINQVNHFGSFVRFFFSLPAATDHISARMVLTTLDSAVHWATSSPCGPVHINCPFREPRENSPSKWMTSCLKGLDFWMSSTEPFTNYIKVQSAHTYDDGCGQMSEVLNLIRGTNKGILVIGAIHSEDEMWAVLLLVKHLQWPVVADILSGLRLRKLLTSFPEIGDDLLFVDHLDHALLSDSVRSWINFDLIIQIGSRITSKRVAKMLEDCFPCSYILVDEHPFRHDPSHIVTHRIQSSIVEFSDCLCKAGLPCMSKEWNTYLQTLNVMVSRELSFQIYARDFLTEPQVASVISKALSAESALFIGNSMAIRDADMYGCGWSGCSHNIASMISKLQLPCHMIRVAGNRGASGIDGLLSTAVGFAVGCNKRVLCVIGDVSFLHDTNGLAIVNQRTLRKPMTIVVINNHGGAIFSLLPIADRVEPSILNQYFYTSHNVSIHNLCVAHGVMHLHVKTKVELEDALLTSQDKEVDCVIEVEGCIDANATFHSTLRKFACQAADHALSLSSKISVQDSPADGTSLYRVHRMEYSVFSVPLCAPPTMVSVDDNETSFYREGFILTLYLEDGSIGFGEVSPLDIHRESLLDVEEQLRLLVHMMEGAKISCLLPLLKGSFSSWIWTNLGILPCTLLPSVRCGLEMAILNALATRQGSNLLGLLHPLKAEGGISERPMTVQICALVDSNRTPTQVADVVAALVEEGFTAVKLKVARQGSPLHDAAVIQAVRKKVGYQIQVRADANRNWTYKEAIQFGSLVKDCDLQYIEEPVQNEGDIVKFCEESGLPVALDETIDSIGEHPLDKLVKYTHPGIVAIVIKPSVVGGFENAAIIAQWAQQHQKMAIVSAAFESGLGLSAYIQFCCYLNLKNSEICEMMNYELAPSIAHGLGTYRWVKEDVTTTPLKIGCNPVSGFVEASVADADQVLQKFQMNGNVVHRNFTGEQVRVFQLTVDSKAFSYSIIVHEIGERYNENVFVFLHGFLGTGEDWIAMMKAISGCARCISIDLPGHGGTKIQNHGDNDAVQDSGLSIEVVADLLCEVIKQITPGKVTIVGYSMGARIALYMALRCTDKVNGAVVISGSPGLKDEVDRKIRRAKDDSRARFLIDHGLELFLDTWYSGELWNSLRVHPRFRQIVSSRQHHEDVQSLAKVLSGLSIGRQPPLWEDLKHCKTPLLLIVGEEDKKFKAIAKDMSCEIAGGTVSGDGPPHDIYEIVEIPDCGHAAHLENPLPVISTLRRFLGRMNSNLIQNQKAI from the exons GTCGGAAGCCGAGGACGGCGACTTTGCGATCGAGACCGGCGTCACGCGGACGCTGCCTCCGGCTTTGACTCTTCAGCAAGGACTTGAAAAGATCAGAGAGGCCGTTGAGGAGTTGAAGCTCAATCCTCCTTCCACTTGTACCGGAATTCATAGGTTTCAG GTGGCCGTGCCCCCGAGTGCCAAAGCCTTGAACTGGTTTTGCAGTCAACCGGAGACGTCTGCGGTTTATCCTCTGTTTTTCATTGGCAAGGATGCCGAAAACCCGAGTTATAAGTCGCTGTATGCAAATGAAACTCGAGGAGTTTTCGGAATTGGTGCCGCGGTTCACTTTGCaccttcatcatcttcttcttcggtCAAAAG ATATCTTTCAAATGAATCAACCTCTGTAATGGCTTATGGTTTGGTGGATATTAATTACGACCACGAGTCATCTTTCATAAAATATGAAGCAGGTTCTTACTACTTTTTCGTTCCTCAG ATTGAGTTACATGAGTACGAGGACGCTTCTGTTTTAGCAGCAACAATTGCTTGGAGTGACTCTTCCCTTTGTACATTTGAGGAAGCCATTCATTCTTTTGAGTTATGTTTCGACCAG GCTAGTTGTCACTGTTGGCCCACGCCAAAGAGCTCCCACTCCATGAATATAAGACGTACTCTTGGAAAGCTCAAGCTTCATGAGTATGGAAATGTTCCTTTG GTATACATGAACGCTCTGTCATCAAGCAGAAAATATGTTGTGGCTAACATCACGACGCTG AAAGAGACTCCGTTTTCCTGCCAGTTTTGTATCAAGCTTTCACCTACCATTGCAGTTTCTAGCAACATG TTGGACCATACCAATAAAATGTGCTACTCAGTTGAAGATTGGGCCAACATCAATACTGTTTGGGCATCACTTATAATTGAAGAATGTTCTCGACTTGGTTTGACG TATTTTTGTGTAGCTCCAGGATCAAGATCATCCCCTCTTGCTGTTGCTGCATCCTCTCATCCCCTTATTACATGTATGGTATGTTATGACGAACGTTCACTTGCATTTCATGCTGTTGGTTATGCAAGAGGATCTCAGAAGCCAGCTGTTGTCATAACGTCATCTGGAACTGCAGTTTCAAACCTTCTTCCTGCT GTTGTCGAGGCTAGTCAAGATTTTGTACCACTCCTATTGCTCACAGCTGACCGTCCTGCAGAATTGCATGATGCTGGAGCAAACCAAGCTATCAATCAG GTAAACcattttggttcttttgtgAGGTTTTTCTTCAGCCTTCCAGCAGCCACCGATCATATTTCAGCAAGGATGGTACTTACAACACTTGACTCTGCTGTACATTGGGCAACCTCGTCACCGTGTGGCCCTGTTCATATTAACTGTCCATTCAGGGAGCCACGGGAAAATAGCCCTAGCAAATGGATGACGAGTTGTTTGAAAGGATTAGACTTTTGGATGTCTAGCACCGAGCCATTTACTAACTATATTAAAGTACAGAGTGCTCACACGTATGATGATGGTTGTGGGCAAATGTCAGAGGTTCTAAATCTAATTAGAGGTACTAACAAAGGGATTCTAGTAATTGGTGCAATCCATTCAGAAGATGAGATGTGGGCAGTTCTTCTCTTGGTTAAACACCTTCAATGGCCTGTTGTAGCTGACATCCTGTCAGGATTACGATTGAGAAAGCTGCTGACTTCTTTTCCTGAAATTGGAGATGATTTGTTATTCGTTGATCATCTTGACCATGCTCTACTTTCAGATTCCGTGCGTAGTTGGATAAATTTTGATCTGATTATTCAG ATTGGGAGTAGAATTACAAGCAAGCGTGTTGCTAAAATGCTAGAGGACTGCTTTCCCTGCTCATATATCTTGGTTGACGAGCATCCATTTCGTCATGATCCCTCTCATATTGTAACCCATAGAATCCAAAGTAGCATTGTTGAATTTTCCGATTGTTTATGTAAAGCTGGGCTTCCCTGTATGAGCAAAGAATGGAACACTTATCTTCAAACGTTAAATGTGATG GTTTCGAGGGAGTTGTCATTTCAAATTTATGCCAGAGACTTCTTGACTGAACCTCAAGTTGCAAGCGTGATATCCAAGGCACTTTCAGCTGAGTCTGCTCTTTTCATTGGGAACAGTATGGCGATACGTGATGCAGATATGTACGGATGTGGTTGGTCAGGTTGTAGTCATAATATTGCATCCATGATTTCAAAATTACAACTACCCTGTCATATGATTCGGGTGGCTGGGAATAGGGGTGCCAGTGGTATTGATGGGTTACTCAGCACAGCTGTTGGCTTTGCCGTTGGATGCAATAAACGG GTGCTTTGCGTGATTGGGGATGTTTCTTTCCTCCACGATACAAATGGCTTGGCAATTGTGAACCAGAG GACATTGCGGAAACCAATGACGATAGTTGTGATCAATAATCATGGTGGTGCAATATTCAGTCTCCTTCCTATAGCGGATAGAGTTGAGCCAAGCATACTAAATCAATACTTCTACACCTCTCACAATGTTTCAATCCACAACCTGTGTGTGGCACATGG TGTGATGCATCTACATGTGAAGACAAAGGTGGAGCTGGAAGATGCATTATTGACATCTCAAGATAAAGAGGTGGATTGTGTCATTGAAGTTGAGGGCTGCATAGATGCCAATGCCACCTTTCACAG TACTTTAAGAAAGTTTGCGTGCCAAGCAGCAGATCATGCGTTGAGCCTCTCCTCAAAGATTTCTGTTCAAGACTCACCAGCAGATGGCACTTCACTTTATAGAGTCCATAGAATGGAGTATTCAGTATTTAG TGTACCACTCTGTGCTCCTCCTACTATGGTTTCTGTTGATGATAATGAAACCAGCTTCTACAGAGAAGGGTTTATTTTAACTTTGTATCTTGAGGATGGAAGCATTGGGTTTGGCGAG GTTTCACCTCTCGATATCCACAGAGAAAGCCTGCTAGATGTAGAAGAGCAACTGAGGTTACTTGTTCATATGATGGAAGGAGCTAAGATTAGTTGCCTCCTTCCTCTGCTAAAGggctctttttcttcttggataTGGACCAACCTGGGAATACTg CCATGCACGCTCTTGCCTAGTGTTAGATGTGGTTTGGAAATGGCAATTCTCAATGCATTAGCGACAAGGCAAGGTTCCAACTTATTAGGCCTACTCCATCCCTTGAAAGCTGAAGGAGGTATATCTGAAAGGCCGATGACAGTTCAGATTTGTGCCCTAGTTGATTCCAATAGAACGCCCACACAAGTAGCTGATGTTGTAGCAGCACTTGTTGAAGAAGGATTTACTGCAGTAAAACTGAAG GTAGCACGTCAGGGGAGTCCCTTGCACGATGCTGCAGTTATACAGGCAGTAAGAAAGAAAGTTGGGTACCAGATTCAAGTTCGTGCAGATGCCAATCGGAACTGGACATATAAAGAAGCTATTCAGTTTGGTTCCTTGGTAAAGGATTGTGATCTGCAGTATATTGAG gAACCTGTTCAAAACGAAGGTGATATTGTCAAGTTCTGTGAAGAAAGCGGGTTACCCGTGGCACTGGATGAAACTATTGACAGTATTGGAGAACATCCACTTGACAAGCTAGTGAAGTACACCCATCCAGGAATAGTAGCTATT GTTATTAAACCTAGTGTTGTTGGTGGCTTTGAAAATGCAGCAATAATTGCTCAGTGGGCTCAGCAGCACCAGAAAATGGCTATTGTTAGTGCTGCATTTGAAAGTGGCCTAGGTTTGTCAGCATATATTCAGTTTTGCTGTTATCTCAACCTGAAAAATTCAGAAATCTGTGAAATGATGAATTATGAATTGGCCCCGTCAATAGCCCATGGTTTAGGAACATACCGCTGGGTAAAAGAAGATGTAACAACCACTCCTCTCAAGATAGGTTGTAATCCAGTCAGTGGCTTCGTAGAAGCATCTGTTGCTGATGCTGATCAAGttcttcaaaaatttcaaatgaatGGCAATGTAGTTCATAGAAATTTTACTGGAGAGCAAGTCCGCGTATTCCAGCTTACTGTAGATTCAAAGGCATTCTCTTATTCCATCATAGTCCACGAGATTGGAGAAAGATACAAT GAAAATGTTTTTGTATTTCTTCATGGGTTTCTTGGAACTGGTGAAGATTGGATTGCTATGATGAAGGCGATTTCAGGATGTGCAAGATGCATTTCGATTGACCTTCCTGGTCATGGTGGAACAAAGATACAGAACCATGGTGATAACGATGCTGTACAGGATTCAGGTTTGTCAATTGAGGTTGTTGCCGATCTTTTATGTGAAGTGATTAAACAGATTACGCCTGGAAAGGTTACTATTGTGGGTTACTCTATGGGAGCAAGGATTGCACTGTACATGGCTTTGAGGTGTACCGACAAA GTCAATGGAGCTGTTGTAATATCTGGAAGCCCTGGGTTAAAAGATGAAGTGGATAGAAAAATTCGTAGAGCTAAGGATGACTCTAGAGCTCGCTTCCTTATTGATCACGGCTTAGAGCTCTTCCTAGACACCTGGTATTCTGGAGAGCTGTGGAACAG CTTAAGAGTCCATCCCCGATTTCGTCAGATAGTTTCCAGCCGCCAGCATCATGAAGATGTGCAGAGTCTTGCAAAAGTGCTTTCCGGTTTAAGTATTGGGAGGCAGCC GCCATTGTGGGAAGACTTGAAGCACTGCAAAACACCCCTTTTGCTAATTGTTGGAGAGGAGGATAAAAAGTTCAAGGCGATAGCTAAGGATATGTCCTGTGAAATTGCCGGTGGCACGGTGAGTGGAGACGGCCCTCCCCATGACATCTATGAGATAGTTGAGATTCCAGATTGCGGACATGCTGCTCATCTGGAGAACCCTCTCCCTGTAATCAGCACATTGAGACGATTTTTGGGGAGAATGAACTCGAACTTGATTCAAAACCAGAAGGCAATTTAG